A genomic window from Luteolibacter sp. LG18 includes:
- a CDS encoding alpha/beta fold hydrolase, whose translation MRRLLAILGLVSGLLLTSCVPSLPASETGTLKNGRARVVFVHGIFQNGNLSFGLLRHRLEDKGVACYAPSLKPADAHEGMAKLAEQLKAGIDRQFGPKERISIVGFSMGGLVARYYLQELGGASRCDALYTVATPHHGTETSRFYGGQGAHELLPNSDFIQALARSEDRLGSIPVVSYRSPYDLVILPHDSGVWDRAENIEVPVLAHPWMTRAGPVVDDIERRITASLKPVPGR comes from the coding sequence ATGCGACGCCTTCTCGCCATTCTCGGCCTCGTTTCAGGACTGCTGCTGACGTCCTGCGTCCCCAGCTTGCCCGCGTCGGAAACCGGCACGCTCAAGAACGGGCGGGCGCGAGTGGTGTTCGTGCACGGGATTTTCCAGAACGGGAACCTGAGCTTCGGTCTGCTGCGGCATCGGCTGGAGGACAAGGGCGTCGCCTGCTACGCGCCGTCGCTGAAGCCCGCCGACGCGCACGAGGGCATGGCGAAACTGGCGGAGCAGTTGAAGGCGGGCATCGACCGGCAATTCGGGCCGAAGGAGCGGATTTCGATCGTGGGCTTCAGCATGGGCGGGCTGGTGGCGCGCTACTACCTGCAGGAACTCGGCGGCGCGAGCCGCTGCGACGCGCTCTACACCGTGGCAACGCCGCACCATGGCACGGAGACCTCGCGTTTCTACGGCGGCCAGGGCGCCCACGAGCTGCTGCCGAACAGTGATTTCATCCAAGCCCTGGCGCGCAGCGAGGACCGTCTCGGCTCGATCCCGGTGGTCTCCTATCGCAGCCCTTACGACCTGGTGATCCTGCCTCACGACAGTGGCGTGTGGGACCGTGCCGAGAACATCGAGGTGCCGGTGCTGGCCCATCCGTGGATGACCCGGGCGGGTCCGGTAGTGGATGACATCGAGCGCCGGATCACGGCGTCGCTGAAGCCGGTGCCGGGGCGGTGA
- a CDS encoding TatD family hydrolase — MTLIDAHNHLHDPRLGDPEPVIAAMREAGITRCMVNATCEADWPVVGALAKAHPDFIVPAYGIHPWKAHLAEPGWTDRLHALLDRSPGAAIGECGLDRWVKEPDIATQAPVFEEQLRLAREFDRPVVIHCLKAWQPLFESFERVPPPRRFLMHSFNGSIETARRLIPLGAYFSFSGYFLQPRKVEVVETFRKLPVDRVLVETDAPDMLPPPEFISHPMENGVNHPANLKEIANEFSKLMGISSKEMIDRTARNFGGCFG, encoded by the coding sequence ATGACCTTGATCGATGCCCACAATCACCTGCACGACCCACGGCTGGGCGATCCCGAACCGGTGATCGCCGCCATGCGGGAAGCCGGGATCACCCGCTGCATGGTGAACGCCACCTGCGAGGCGGATTGGCCCGTGGTCGGGGCGCTGGCGAAGGCCCATCCGGATTTCATTGTCCCGGCCTACGGCATCCATCCGTGGAAGGCCCACCTCGCGGAACCCGGCTGGACCGACCGCCTGCACGCGCTGCTGGATCGGTCACCCGGCGCGGCGATCGGCGAGTGCGGTTTGGACCGCTGGGTGAAGGAGCCGGACATCGCCACGCAGGCTCCCGTGTTCGAGGAGCAGTTGCGGCTGGCCCGCGAGTTCGACCGGCCGGTGGTGATCCATTGCCTGAAGGCATGGCAGCCGTTGTTTGAATCGTTCGAACGGGTGCCGCCGCCGCGACGGTTCCTGATGCACTCGTTCAATGGCTCGATCGAAACGGCGCGGCGGCTGATCCCGCTGGGAGCCTACTTTTCGTTCTCCGGCTACTTCCTCCAGCCGCGGAAGGTGGAGGTGGTGGAGACGTTCCGAAAACTGCCGGTCGACCGCGTGCTGGTGGAAACCGATGCCCCGGATATGTTGCCGCCGCCGGAGTTCATTTCCCATCCAATGGAAAACGGAGTGAACCACCCGGCAAATCTGAAGGAAATCGCGAACGAATTCTCCAAGTTGATGGGCATTTCGTCCAAGGAAATGATCGATCGGACGGCCCGCAACTTTGGCGGTTGTTTTGGTTGA
- the tal gene encoding transaldolase encodes MSATQLDQLKEFTTVVADTGDFESMKAYQPRDATTNPSLILQAAAKPEYRHLVEQAVSELKGGSLTGEALTEAVLDRILILFGLEILKIVPGRVSTEVDARLSFDTEATVSKARELIAAYAKEGISKDRVLIKIASTWEGIKAAEILEKEGIHCNLTLLFSFAQAVACAEAGVQLISPFVGRILDWYKASTGQTYEGDADPGVISVKQIYTYYKKFGYKTEIMGASFRNKGEILALAGCDLLTISPGLLGELQASTEPVERRLTAESAASADLEKVSFDEKSFRYSFNEDAMATEKTAQGIRGFAADIVKLEKLVNDIIG; translated from the coding sequence ATGAGCGCTACCCAACTTGATCAACTCAAGGAGTTCACCACCGTCGTCGCCGACACCGGCGATTTCGAATCGATGAAGGCTTACCAGCCGCGCGATGCCACGACGAACCCGTCGCTCATCCTCCAGGCCGCCGCGAAGCCGGAATACCGCCACCTCGTCGAGCAGGCCGTTTCCGAACTCAAGGGTGGTTCGCTCACCGGCGAAGCCCTCACGGAAGCCGTGCTGGACCGCATCCTGATCCTTTTCGGCCTCGAGATCCTCAAGATCGTGCCGGGCCGCGTGTCCACCGAAGTGGACGCCCGCCTGTCCTTCGACACCGAAGCCACCGTTTCGAAGGCCCGCGAGCTGATCGCCGCCTACGCGAAGGAAGGCATCTCCAAGGACCGAGTGCTCATCAAGATCGCCTCCACCTGGGAAGGCATCAAGGCCGCCGAAATCCTCGAGAAGGAAGGCATCCACTGCAACCTGACCTTGCTGTTCTCCTTCGCCCAAGCCGTGGCCTGCGCCGAAGCCGGCGTGCAGCTGATCTCGCCGTTCGTCGGCCGCATCCTCGACTGGTACAAGGCCTCCACCGGCCAGACCTACGAGGGCGACGCGGACCCGGGCGTGATCTCGGTGAAGCAGATCTACACCTACTACAAGAAGTTCGGCTACAAGACCGAGATCATGGGCGCATCCTTCCGCAACAAGGGCGAGATCCTCGCCCTCGCCGGCTGCGACCTCCTCACCATCAGCCCGGGCCTGCTCGGCGAACTCCAGGCTTCGACCGAGCCGGTCGAGCGCCGCCTGACCGCCGAATCCGCCGCTTCCGCCGACCTTGAGAAGGTTTCCTTCGACGAGAAGAGCTTCCGCTACTCCTTCAACGAGGACGCCATGGCCACTGAGAAGACGGCCCAAGGCATCCGCGGTTTCGCCGCCGACATCGTGAAGCTCGAGAAGCTGGTGAACGACATCATCGGCTGA
- a CDS encoding histidine triad nucleotide-binding protein, producing MADKTLFEKICDKEIPANLVHEDELCVCFRDISPQAPVHLLLVPRKPIPRVGKATAEDQALLGHLLLTAGEIARQEGFAEAGYRVVLNNGPDAGEAVPHLHVHILAGRKLDWPPG from the coding sequence ATGGCCGACAAGACCCTCTTCGAGAAGATCTGCGACAAGGAGATCCCCGCGAACCTCGTGCATGAGGACGAGCTGTGCGTGTGCTTCCGTGATATCTCGCCCCAGGCGCCCGTGCATCTGCTGCTGGTGCCGCGCAAGCCGATCCCGCGGGTCGGCAAGGCCACGGCGGAGGACCAGGCGCTGCTCGGCCATCTGTTGCTGACCGCCGGGGAGATCGCCCGCCAGGAAGGTTTCGCGGAGGCGGGTTACCGCGTGGTGTTGAACAATGGTCCGGACGCGGGCGAGGCGGTGCCCCACCTGCACGTCCACATCCTCGCGGGTCGCAAGCTCGACTGGCCACCCGGCTGA
- a CDS encoding c-type cytochrome codes for MTTRLALAALLAPTLAFAQQGNRKGHDNMSPIIPLDQVPKAPVLPVQEALKSFQIAPGFVIEPFASEPMVVEPVALDFDPAGRAWVCEMIGFMPDIDGKGEDVPQGRIIVLEDTDHDGKADKRTVFLEKVLLPRAVAVFPDGVLFVDNYRLLWVKRDGLKAVGEPEEVAKDWIAGGKGGNPEHKSNGLVRGLDNWLYNAKSDKRIRRIDGKWVVESTQNRGQWGICRDDYGRLYYNDNSTFLWGNLVAPNLLEGNPGVSLKVKDFTQLGPNSTWPIRVTPGVNRGYISKTNGYNEDTLDPKSFKLINATAASGPMIYRGTNFPAEWYGRGLSPEPSVNLVKAIQITDSNGKLTGSHPFGKTEWLASTDERFRPVNLYNAPDGTVLLLDMHHGLLQHKTYMTTYLREQYTSRLLDKPADGQGRIFRIRYKTGPLENATDLTKLDGETLVKMLAHKNGWQRDMAQRLLIERNDASVVPLLEKLAGVEGFPIGSINALWTLEGLGKLTAVPVTSGLGSKDPKVVCSALWASTKLSDTELKKVADRITKLQPANDEVKIYLARALGPVGTPEAFAKLSDLVAKDGKDPLVKAAAYSGLKGKVADFKNATAGKLNDPAFLAWLDQGLKGPVVQVSGAGLSGEHLASFNRGKAMFVGEAACFGCHGADGQGLPNLGPPLDKSEYVTGSPERLARILLHGMSGPVTVNGETYTPAGEMPALYPNPAMTDAKLADVATYVRHEWTNTAEQVQPEVFTKVRATTKDQVGRPYTAETLK; via the coding sequence ATGACCACCCGCCTGGCCCTCGCCGCCCTACTGGCCCCTACCCTCGCGTTCGCCCAGCAGGGCAACCGCAAGGGGCACGACAACATGTCCCCCATCATCCCGCTCGACCAGGTGCCGAAGGCCCCGGTCCTGCCGGTGCAGGAGGCGCTGAAATCCTTCCAAATCGCCCCCGGTTTCGTGATCGAACCGTTCGCGAGCGAGCCGATGGTGGTCGAGCCGGTGGCCCTCGATTTCGATCCCGCCGGCCGTGCCTGGGTGTGCGAGATGATCGGCTTCATGCCGGACATCGATGGCAAGGGTGAGGACGTGCCGCAGGGCCGCATCATCGTGCTGGAGGACACCGATCACGATGGCAAGGCGGACAAGCGCACCGTGTTCCTGGAAAAGGTCCTGCTGCCGCGCGCGGTGGCGGTGTTCCCGGATGGCGTCCTGTTCGTGGACAACTACCGCCTGCTGTGGGTGAAGCGTGATGGCCTGAAGGCCGTCGGCGAGCCCGAGGAGGTCGCGAAGGACTGGATCGCCGGCGGCAAGGGCGGCAATCCCGAGCACAAGTCGAACGGCTTGGTCCGTGGCCTCGACAACTGGCTCTACAACGCCAAGTCCGACAAACGCATCCGCCGCATCGACGGCAAGTGGGTGGTGGAATCCACCCAGAACCGCGGTCAGTGGGGCATCTGCCGCGACGACTACGGCCGCCTCTATTACAACGACAACTCGACCTTCCTGTGGGGCAACCTGGTGGCCCCGAACCTGCTCGAAGGCAACCCCGGCGTGAGCTTGAAGGTGAAGGATTTCACCCAGCTCGGGCCGAACTCGACCTGGCCGATCCGCGTGACGCCGGGCGTGAACCGCGGCTACATCTCGAAAACGAACGGTTACAACGAGGACACGCTCGACCCGAAGTCCTTCAAGCTCATCAACGCCACCGCCGCGTCCGGTCCGATGATCTATCGCGGGACGAATTTCCCGGCGGAGTGGTACGGCCGCGGGCTTTCCCCGGAGCCATCGGTGAACCTGGTGAAGGCGATCCAGATCACCGACTCGAACGGCAAGCTCACCGGCAGCCATCCCTTCGGCAAAACCGAGTGGCTGGCCTCCACCGACGAGCGCTTCCGTCCGGTGAACCTCTACAACGCGCCGGATGGCACCGTGCTGCTGCTGGACATGCACCACGGCCTGCTCCAGCACAAAACCTACATGACCACCTATCTGCGCGAGCAATACACCAGCCGCCTGCTGGACAAGCCCGCCGATGGACAGGGACGCATTTTCCGCATCCGCTACAAGACCGGCCCGCTCGAAAACGCCACCGACCTGACCAAGCTGGACGGCGAGACGCTGGTGAAAATGCTGGCGCACAAGAACGGCTGGCAGCGCGACATGGCGCAGCGCCTCCTCATCGAGCGCAACGACGCGTCGGTGGTGCCGCTGCTTGAAAAGCTGGCGGGCGTGGAAGGATTCCCGATCGGCAGCATCAACGCGCTGTGGACGCTGGAAGGCCTCGGCAAGCTCACCGCCGTGCCGGTGACCAGCGGTCTCGGCTCCAAGGACCCGAAGGTGGTGTGCTCCGCGCTGTGGGCCTCGACCAAGCTGTCCGACACCGAGCTCAAGAAGGTGGCCGACCGCATCACGAAGCTGCAACCGGCCAACGACGAGGTGAAGATCTACCTGGCCCGCGCGCTCGGACCGGTGGGCACGCCCGAGGCCTTCGCCAAGCTCTCCGACCTGGTGGCGAAGGATGGCAAGGACCCGCTGGTGAAGGCCGCCGCCTACTCCGGGCTCAAAGGCAAGGTCGCCGATTTCAAGAACGCCACCGCGGGCAAGCTCAACGACCCAGCCTTCTTGGCCTGGCTCGACCAAGGCCTGAAAGGCCCGGTGGTGCAGGTGTCCGGAGCCGGCTTGAGCGGCGAGCATCTCGCCTCGTTCAATCGCGGCAAGGCGATGTTCGTCGGGGAAGCCGCCTGCTTCGGTTGCCACGGCGCCGATGGCCAGGGGCTGCCGAACCTCGGACCGCCGCTCGACAAATCCGAGTATGTCACCGGCAGCCCGGAGCGTCTCGCGCGGATCCTGCTCCATGGCATGAGCGGTCCGGTGACGGTGAATGGCGAGACCTACACCCCCGCCGGCGAAATGCCCGCGCTTTATCCGAATCCGGCGATGACCGATGCCAAACTGGCGGACGTGGCCACCTACGTGCGCCACGAGTGGACGAACACGGCGGAGCAGGTGCAGCCGGAGGTGTTCACCAAGGTGCGCGCCACAACCAAGGACCAGGTCGGCCGCCCCTACACCGCGGAGACGCTGAAGTAA
- a CDS encoding type II secretion system protein, which translates to MDCKKTHINNPHFRSKGFTLVELLVVIAIIAVLATLASVAASRAIQKGKQTQALSQFRELSVGLQAFIGEYNRPPLPESARTEGKDTVYSLPTSEEKNNFVMGALMPKDTIHFKDIADKIKSVNKNEEEFGSFTLAANKKGGLGPDGILYDPWGKEIIIAVNAPPFQNDSEEGAGGVKDRFLDTGKAGEYTDYKPRDQDYVMWTYGKDGKKGNPASDPTKVVGLAGSDDVISYR; encoded by the coding sequence ATGGATTGTAAAAAAACCCACATCAATAACCCCCATTTCCGCTCCAAGGGATTCACCTTGGTCGAGTTGCTGGTCGTGATCGCGATCATCGCGGTCCTTGCCACCCTGGCCTCGGTGGCTGCCAGCCGTGCCATTCAGAAGGGCAAGCAAACCCAGGCGTTGAGCCAGTTCCGCGAGCTTTCCGTGGGTCTCCAGGCCTTCATCGGCGAATACAACCGCCCGCCGCTTCCGGAATCCGCCCGCACCGAGGGCAAGGACACCGTTTACAGCCTACCCACCTCCGAGGAGAAAAACAACTTCGTGATGGGCGCGCTGATGCCGAAGGACACCATCCACTTCAAGGACATCGCGGACAAGATCAAGTCGGTTAATAAGAACGAGGAGGAATTCGGCAGCTTCACCCTTGCCGCGAACAAGAAGGGCGGCCTCGGCCCCGATGGCATTCTCTATGACCCGTGGGGCAAGGAGATCATCATCGCCGTGAACGCCCCGCCGTTCCAGAACGACTCCGAGGAAGGTGCCGGCGGCGTGAAGGACCGCTTCCTCGATACCGGCAAGGCCGGCGAATACACCGACTACAAGCCGCGCGACCAGGACTACGTGATGTGGACCTACGGCAAGGACGGCAAGAAGGGCAACCCGGCCTCCGATCCCACCAAGGTGGTCGGCCTCGCGGGCTCCGATGATGTCATCTCGTACCGCTGA
- a CDS encoding M23 family metallopeptidase, translating into MRFRRILALLALSASLLQAGPEEIRLPTANDFLFKGQPDKFYMYIDRDFENQHTKAWEGGGYGFVRNPARINGEVVMCKFHEGIDIAPMERDKAGNPLDIVNSISDGTVAYISPAAGGSNYGKYVVVEHNWDHTAVYSIYAHLSEITCKPGDPVKCGAPLGKMGFTGAGIDRTRAHVHLEIVLKISDRYDDWNKAIGGAKNVHGNFNGQNFTGVDAAKFFLERRSNPALTFNAFVASTPVHFRVTVPSKGIIPEFARRYNWMLHGDADKAKSWEISFSATGQPVSFAASERVVPGPIITYLTNASIPHQYLTRGLVKGDNGTGSLSASGKQLVALVSDDFPVAPPEKPDGKPDKTDAKPDKPVLVKPQKPRAN; encoded by the coding sequence ATGAGGTTCCGCCGCATTCTTGCCCTCCTGGCGCTGTCCGCCTCCCTCCTCCAGGCCGGCCCGGAGGAGATCCGCCTGCCCACCGCGAACGATTTCCTGTTCAAGGGCCAGCCGGACAAGTTCTACATGTACATCGACCGGGATTTCGAGAACCAGCACACCAAGGCCTGGGAAGGCGGCGGTTACGGGTTCGTCCGGAATCCCGCCCGCATCAATGGCGAGGTGGTGATGTGCAAGTTCCACGAGGGCATCGACATCGCCCCGATGGAACGGGACAAGGCGGGCAACCCGCTGGACATCGTCAACAGCATCTCGGACGGCACCGTGGCCTACATCAGCCCGGCCGCCGGTGGCAGCAACTACGGCAAATACGTGGTGGTGGAGCACAACTGGGACCACACCGCCGTCTACTCGATCTACGCCCACCTTTCCGAAATCACCTGCAAGCCGGGCGACCCGGTGAAATGCGGCGCGCCGCTCGGCAAGATGGGCTTCACCGGCGCGGGCATCGACCGCACCCGCGCCCACGTCCACCTCGAGATCGTGCTGAAGATCTCGGACCGCTACGACGACTGGAACAAGGCGATCGGCGGGGCGAAGAACGTCCACGGCAATTTCAACGGCCAGAACTTCACCGGTGTCGACGCCGCCAAGTTCTTCCTCGAACGCCGCAGCAACCCCGCGCTCACGTTCAATGCCTTCGTGGCCTCCACGCCGGTCCACTTCCGGGTGACGGTGCCCTCGAAGGGCATCATCCCGGAGTTCGCGCGGCGCTACAACTGGATGCTCCATGGCGATGCCGACAAGGCGAAGTCGTGGGAGATTTCCTTCAGCGCCACCGGCCAGCCGGTGTCCTTCGCCGCCAGCGAGCGGGTGGTGCCGGGACCGATCATCACCTACCTGACCAACGCCTCGATCCCCCACCAGTATCTCACCCGCGGCCTGGTGAAGGGCGACAACGGCACCGGTTCTCTTTCCGCCAGCGGCAAGCAGCTCGTGGCGCTGGTGAGCGACGATTTCCCGGTGGCCCCGCCGGAGAAGCCGGATGGCAAGCCCGACAAGACGGACGCCAAACCGGACAAGCCGGTGTTGGTGAAACCGCAGAAACCGCGCGCCAACTGA
- a CDS encoding RidA family protein, translating into MTDNTLAKIESLGLKLPSVPAPIAAYVNCVRTGNLLFLSGGLPIDGDRKVIGQVPGQVSIEEAYEGARIIILNRLAIIRDEIGSLDKVKRVVTLNGFVSSAPDFYDHPKVVNGASELLVEIFGERGKHTRTALGVSALPLNVAVEINLIVEVED; encoded by the coding sequence ATGACTGACAACACCCTCGCCAAGATCGAGTCCCTCGGTCTCAAGCTGCCTTCCGTTCCCGCCCCGATCGCCGCCTACGTGAACTGCGTGCGCACGGGAAACCTGCTGTTCCTTTCCGGCGGTCTGCCGATCGATGGCGACCGCAAGGTCATCGGCCAGGTGCCGGGCCAGGTCTCGATCGAGGAGGCCTACGAAGGCGCCCGCATCATCATCCTCAACCGCCTCGCCATCATCCGCGATGAGATCGGTTCGCTGGACAAGGTGAAGCGCGTCGTGACGCTCAACGGCTTCGTGAGCTCCGCCCCGGACTTCTACGACCACCCGAAGGTGGTGAATGGCGCGTCCGAACTGCTGGTGGAGATCTTCGGCGAGCGCGGCAAGCACACCCGCACGGCGCTCGGCGTGAGCGCGCTGCCGCTGAACGTGGCGGTGGAAATCAACCTCATCGTCGAGGTCGAGGACTGA